In Lycium ferocissimum isolate CSIRO_LF1 chromosome 11, AGI_CSIRO_Lferr_CH_V1, whole genome shotgun sequence, a single genomic region encodes these proteins:
- the LOC132038028 gene encoding uncharacterized protein LOC132038028, producing MEKYGVKHRVATPYHPQTSGQVEVSNREIKSILAKTVNANRIDWARKLDDAAFKTPIGTSPFKLVFKKACHLPVELEHKAMWALKKLSMNWEEVTKIRLFQLNEMDEFHYQAYESVESAGTETRKNQQSYTRA from the exons CATAGGGTGGCAACCCCgtatcatcctcagacaagcgggcaagttgaagtctctaaTCGAGAGATAAAGAGTATTTTAGCAAAGACGGTGAATGCAAACAGAATTGATTGGGcccgcaagctcgatgatgctgCCTTCAAGACTCCGATTGGGACTTCACCCTTCAAGCTAGTTTTCAAAAAGGCATGTCACCTGCCagttgaacttgaacataaggcCATGTGGGCCTTGAAGAAGCTGAGCATGAATTGGGAAGAAGTGACCAAAATCAGGTTGTTTCAGCTtaatgagatggatgagttcCACTATCAGGCATATGAAA gtGTCGAGAGCGCGGGAACTGAAACTCGAAAAAACCAGCAAAGTTACACCAGAGCATAA